From a single Anaerolineaceae bacterium oral taxon 439 genomic region:
- a CDS encoding precorrin-4 C(11)-methyltransferase → MADIASGKVFFIGAGPGDPELITLKGARIVRTADRILYAGSLVPEEIFADARADAERFDTSRLPLERQLELMSEAAKAGKIVARLHTGDPSVFGAIDEQMRGLRDRNVPFEIIPGVSSAFAAAAALEIEYTLPERSQTLILTRASGRTPVPEKENLRELAKHRCSVAIFLSSSLIPKVVSELTEAGYPKDSAIAVVYRASWRDQAILRGTIETIEAQLQAARIDRQSLIIVSPALDASRDIPRSFLYGGYQAGGAPRAGCSIFALTEPAIRLGKKLLNELNNARLFIPEAHVRSFADAETAGQRVFPIRNGVREALQNEFRGAESLICVMAAGIVVRSLAPVLSSKHADPAVVVLDPQGAFAVSLLSGHEGGANALALRIAEMTGGQAVVTTAGDNAGLPPLDVIAKNHGWKFHPRSDLPGVMSALINGRPVTLFVDDRLPVPKALTTVPWAEIAVLPGHGAAKIAESSVYFTLRGLERHFPDRMNGAAILYPAALTVGVGCNRGTDESEILEAIETVFAGDGLSLNAIRCLASVEDKRDEPGLVALAKKTGWELRFFSRAELESVADFVAHSPAARKALGVPAVAEPAALLAAASQKLLIRKRKFTNVTVAVSLAEEDA, encoded by the coding sequence ATGGCTGACATCGCTTCCGGAAAAGTCTTCTTTATCGGAGCCGGCCCCGGCGACCCGGAGCTGATCACGCTGAAAGGGGCGCGGATCGTCCGCACGGCCGACCGGATTCTTTACGCCGGATCGCTCGTCCCTGAAGAAATATTCGCCGACGCGCGAGCGGACGCCGAGCGCTTCGACACGTCGCGGCTCCCGCTCGAACGCCAGCTTGAGCTCATGAGCGAAGCCGCAAAGGCGGGAAAAATCGTCGCCAGGCTCCATACTGGCGACCCGTCCGTTTTCGGCGCGATCGACGAGCAGATGCGCGGGCTCCGCGATCGGAACGTCCCGTTCGAAATCATCCCCGGCGTCAGTTCGGCGTTCGCCGCCGCCGCCGCGCTTGAGATCGAATATACGCTGCCCGAACGGTCACAGACGCTGATCCTGACGCGCGCGTCCGGCCGAACGCCCGTCCCGGAGAAGGAAAACCTGCGGGAGCTCGCGAAGCATCGCTGCAGCGTCGCAATTTTCCTGAGCTCCTCGTTAATCCCGAAGGTCGTCAGCGAGCTGACCGAAGCCGGCTATCCGAAAGATAGCGCGATCGCGGTTGTTTACCGCGCTTCCTGGCGGGATCAGGCGATCCTGCGCGGGACGATCGAAACGATCGAAGCGCAGCTTCAAGCCGCCCGGATCGATCGCCAAAGCCTGATAATCGTCAGCCCCGCGCTCGACGCGTCCCGAGACATCCCGCGGTCGTTCCTTTACGGCGGTTATCAGGCGGGGGGCGCCCCGCGCGCCGGATGTTCAATTTTCGCGCTGACCGAACCCGCGATCCGCCTGGGGAAAAAACTCCTGAATGAACTCAATAACGCGCGGCTCTTTATTCCCGAGGCGCATGTCAGGTCCTTCGCCGACGCGGAAACCGCCGGTCAGCGCGTCTTCCCGATCCGTAACGGCGTCCGCGAAGCGCTCCAAAACGAATTCCGCGGCGCTGAAAGCCTGATCTGCGTCATGGCCGCCGGGATCGTCGTCCGTTCGCTCGCGCCAGTCCTGTCCAGTAAACACGCCGACCCCGCAGTCGTCGTCCTCGATCCGCAGGGCGCGTTCGCCGTCAGCCTTCTCAGCGGCCACGAAGGCGGCGCAAACGCGCTCGCCCTCCGGATCGCTGAAATGACTGGCGGTCAGGCCGTCGTTACCACCGCGGGCGACAACGCGGGGCTGCCTCCGCTCGACGTCATCGCGAAAAATCACGGCTGGAAATTTCATCCGCGCAGCGACCTCCCGGGCGTAATGAGCGCGCTGATCAATGGACGTCCGGTAACCTTATTCGTTGACGACAGGCTGCCGGTTCCCAAAGCGCTGACGACGGTCCCATGGGCGGAAATCGCCGTGCTCCCGGGCCATGGAGCCGCGAAAATCGCGGAAAGCTCGGTTTACTTTACGTTGCGCGGCCTCGAACGTCATTTTCCGGACAGGATGAACGGCGCGGCGATCCTCTATCCCGCCGCGTTGACCGTCGGCGTCGGCTGCAACCGTGGGACGGACGAAAGCGAGATTCTTGAAGCGATCGAAACCGTTTTCGCTGGGGACGGTCTCTCGCTGAACGCGATCCGTTGCCTCGCGAGCGTTGAAGACAAACGCGACGAGCCCGGGCTTGTCGCGCTGGCGAAGAAAACCGGTTGGGAGCTGCGTTTCTTTTCGCGCGCGGAACTCGAAAGCGTCGCGGATTTCGTCGCGCACTCTCCCGCGGCGCGGAAAGCGCTCGGGGTTCCGGCCGTCGCCGAACCGGCCGCGCTCCTCGCCGCGGCCAGCCAAAAACTCCTGATCCGGAAACGAAAATTCACGAACGTGACGGTCGCCGTCTCGCTGGCTGAGGAGGACGCATGA
- a CDS encoding cobalamin biosynthesis protein CbiM (catalyzes the ATP-dependent transport of cobalt) — protein sequence MNVFKNHLKSKSVLYLFLALILGFGIRPVRAMHIMEGFLPIGWAIFWFAVSIPFWVVGMIQIRKIVAEKPESRLLLGFSGAYTFVLSALKIPSVTGSCSHPTGTGFGAMLFGPFPMAVVGTVVLLFQAILLAHGGLTTLGANAFSMAIAGPLIAWGIWKALKDKLPQSWVIFLAAAAADLLTYVVTSVQLALAHPDTAGGFAASFVKFGGIFAITQIPLAISEGILTVLIFNALKQNASAELKALGFEGGKS from the coding sequence ATGAATGTTTTCAAGAATCATCTCAAATCCAAATCCGTTCTGTACCTGTTCTTAGCCCTGATCCTGGGCTTCGGGATCCGTCCCGTCCGAGCCATGCATATCATGGAAGGCTTCCTGCCGATCGGTTGGGCGATTTTCTGGTTCGCGGTCTCGATCCCATTTTGGGTCGTCGGGATGATCCAGATTCGAAAAATCGTCGCGGAAAAACCCGAAAGCCGGCTCCTTCTCGGATTCTCCGGCGCGTACACGTTCGTCCTGAGCGCGCTGAAAATTCCGTCGGTGACCGGCTCCTGCAGCCATCCGACCGGAACCGGCTTCGGCGCGATGCTCTTCGGGCCGTTCCCGATGGCGGTTGTCGGAACGGTCGTCCTCCTTTTTCAGGCGATCCTCTTAGCGCACGGTGGATTAACAACGCTTGGCGCGAACGCGTTCAGCATGGCGATCGCCGGACCATTGATCGCCTGGGGAATCTGGAAGGCGTTGAAGGATAAGCTTCCGCAATCCTGGGTCATCTTCCTTGCCGCCGCTGCCGCCGACCTGCTGACGTACGTCGTGACCTCCGTCCAGCTCGCGCTGGCGCATCCGGATACCGCCGGGGGATTCGCCGCTTCCTTCGTAAAATTCGGCGGAATCTTCGCCATAACCCAAATCCCGTTAGCGATCAGCGAGGGAATCCTGACCGTCCTGATCTTCAACGCGCTGAAACAGAACGCGTCCGCCGAGCTGAAAGCGCTCGGATTCGAAGGAGGTAAATCATGA
- a CDS encoding iron ABC transporter substrate-binding protein, whose product MNRYFELSEKVYDITERYPQVLDLLISKGFDNLRNETMRKTLGKAISLDQALKMRKIDIALFEAEAAEILDGGELSLSDGLVKAELHSDTAQMSIEGVLPCPVKLQLLEKIEKLIEDEKIDINMDLQSASLGLDPIIEKVRKSRSADDLADIYISAGFNLFFDKDLIGKYMEQGVFADQSGWEHINPDFENASIDLRDPLKRYSIIGVVPAVMVVNTAVLGDRPMPSRWEDLLAPEFRNSISLPVRDLDMFNALMLGWYKLFGFDGIRKLGENLLEGMHPAQMVKGAKSAQGTQPAVSIAPWFFAQMAKESGPLKTVWPEEGAIVSPIFLITKASVRERIKPVVDFLYSKDVAETIYVDGKFPSTNPALDNRLTSDQKFVWIGWDVIHHEDVGKLLRDAEAAFFNQSNRTILKIGARR is encoded by the coding sequence ATGAACCGATATTTTGAACTGAGCGAAAAGGTATACGATATCACTGAACGATATCCGCAGGTACTCGATCTGCTGATCTCCAAAGGCTTCGACAATCTCCGTAACGAAACGATGCGGAAGACGCTCGGGAAGGCAATTTCGCTCGATCAGGCGCTTAAAATGAGAAAAATCGATATCGCGCTTTTCGAAGCCGAAGCCGCTGAAATCCTGGACGGCGGTGAACTGAGTTTATCCGACGGCCTTGTCAAAGCTGAGCTGCACAGCGACACGGCTCAGATGTCGATCGAAGGCGTCCTTCCCTGCCCGGTTAAGCTTCAGCTCCTGGAAAAAATCGAGAAACTTATCGAAGATGAAAAAATCGATATCAATATGGACCTGCAATCGGCCAGCTTAGGCCTCGACCCTATCATCGAAAAGGTCCGGAAAAGCCGGAGCGCGGACGACCTCGCGGATATTTACATATCCGCCGGATTTAACCTGTTCTTCGATAAGGACCTGATCGGAAAGTACATGGAACAGGGCGTGTTCGCCGACCAATCCGGCTGGGAACATATCAACCCGGATTTCGAAAACGCATCGATCGACCTGCGCGATCCGCTGAAACGCTATTCGATTATCGGCGTCGTTCCCGCCGTCATGGTCGTCAATACCGCCGTTCTCGGCGACCGGCCCATGCCGTCCCGCTGGGAAGACCTCCTCGCGCCCGAATTCAGGAACAGTATCTCGCTCCCGGTCAGGGACCTCGACATGTTCAACGCGCTGATGCTCGGATGGTACAAGCTGTTCGGGTTTGACGGGATCCGGAAACTCGGCGAGAACCTGCTGGAAGGGATGCACCCGGCGCAGATGGTCAAAGGGGCGAAATCGGCTCAGGGAACGCAGCCGGCGGTCAGTATCGCCCCCTGGTTCTTCGCACAGATGGCCAAAGAAAGCGGACCGCTGAAAACCGTCTGGCCGGAGGAAGGCGCGATCGTCAGCCCGATTTTCCTGATCACCAAGGCGTCGGTCCGCGAACGGATCAAGCCTGTCGTCGACTTCCTCTACTCGAAAGACGTCGCCGAGACGATTTACGTCGACGGAAAATTCCCTTCGACGAACCCCGCGCTCGATAACCGTCTCACGTCGGACCAGAAGTTCGTCTGGATCGGCTGGGACGTTATTCATCACGAAGACGTCGGGAAACTTCTCCGCGACGCTGAAGCGGCCTTCTTCAACCAATCCAACCGGACCATCCTGAAAATCGGAGCGCGGCGATGA
- a CDS encoding knotted carbamoyltransferase YgeW — MEKTKNLISLLKGLDTSKMYNDDFLLTWEKNDEEVRATFAVADILRGLREDNVSTRIFDSGLAISLFRDNSTRTRFSFASAANLLGLEVQDFDEGKSQVAHGETVRETANMISFMADVVGIRDDMYIGKGNAYMRAFSQYVKDGNEEGVLEQRPTLVNLQCDIDHPTQSMSDALHIINHFGGIDQLKGKKIAMTWAYSPSYGKPLSVPQGIIGLLTRFGMDVTLAHPEGYEVMPDVEAVAEKNAKASGGKFSKTHSMAEAFAGADIVYPKSWAPFAAMEKRTKLYGDGDTDGIKALEKVLLGQNAEHKDWECTEDLMKTTKDGKALYMHCLPADITGVSCKAGEVEGSVFDRYRVPLYKEASYKPYIIAAMIFLSKVKDPAAVLEAMRTNKPRRFLG; from the coding sequence ATGGAAAAAACGAAAAATTTGATCAGCCTGCTCAAGGGCCTCGATACGTCGAAGATGTACAATGACGATTTCCTGCTGACCTGGGAAAAGAACGACGAAGAAGTTCGCGCGACTTTCGCGGTCGCGGATATCCTTCGCGGCCTTCGCGAAGACAACGTTTCGACGCGGATCTTCGACTCCGGCCTGGCGATTTCGCTTTTCCGCGATAATTCGACGCGGACCCGCTTCAGCTTCGCCAGCGCAGCGAATCTCCTCGGCCTGGAGGTTCAGGATTTTGACGAAGGCAAATCGCAGGTCGCGCACGGCGAGACCGTTCGCGAAACCGCGAACATGATTTCCTTTATGGCGGACGTGGTCGGGATCCGCGACGACATGTACATCGGCAAGGGCAATGCCTACATGCGCGCGTTCAGCCAGTATGTCAAGGATGGAAATGAAGAAGGCGTTCTTGAACAGCGCCCGACGCTCGTCAACTTACAGTGCGACATCGATCATCCGACCCAGTCCATGTCGGACGCGCTCCATATTATCAACCATTTCGGCGGCATCGATCAGCTTAAGGGCAAGAAGATCGCGATGACCTGGGCGTATTCCCCGTCCTATGGGAAACCGCTCTCGGTCCCGCAGGGGATTATCGGCCTGCTGACGCGGTTTGGAATGGACGTTACCCTGGCGCATCCGGAGGGTTACGAGGTCATGCCCGACGTTGAAGCGGTCGCGGAGAAGAACGCGAAAGCCAGCGGCGGTAAATTCTCGAAGACGCATTCGATGGCCGAGGCGTTCGCCGGCGCGGATATCGTTTATCCGAAGAGCTGGGCGCCGTTCGCGGCGATGGAAAAGCGGACGAAGCTGTACGGCGATGGCGATACCGACGGGATCAAGGCGCTGGAGAAGGTCCTTCTGGGTCAGAACGCCGAGCATAAGGATTGGGAATGCACGGAAGATCTGATGAAGACGACGAAAGACGGGAAAGCGCTGTATATGCACTGCTTACCGGCGGACATTACCGGCGTCAGCTGCAAAGCGGGCGAGGTCGAAGGTTCGGTCTTCGATCGCTATCGCGTTCCGCTCTATAAGGAAGCCAGCTATAAACCGTATATTATCGCGGCGATGATCTTCCTGAGCAAGGTTAAAGATCCGGCGGCGGTCCTGGAGGCCATGCGGACGAATAAGCCGCGTCGCTTCCTCGGATAA
- a CDS encoding cobalt ABC transporter substrate-binding protein CbiN — translation MLILLVVALAVVPLFLSRGAEFEGADVLAESAIGDINPDYEPWAEPLFEPPSGEIESLLFALQAALGAGFIAYYIGLKKGQSQSKAKNR, via the coding sequence ATTTTGATCCTGCTCGTCGTCGCGTTGGCGGTCGTTCCGCTTTTCTTATCGAGAGGGGCTGAATTCGAAGGCGCGGACGTTCTCGCCGAAAGCGCGATCGGCGATATCAACCCTGATTACGAGCCTTGGGCGGAACCGCTTTTCGAGCCGCCGTCCGGCGAAATCGAAAGTCTCCTCTTCGCGCTTCAGGCCGCGCTCGGCGCCGGGTTTATCGCTTACTATATTGGTTTGAAAAAAGGCCAGTCGCAAAGCAAAGCGAAAAATCGCTGA
- a CDS encoding selenium metabolism hydrolase has product MDFKAIRAKAESYADDMTKFMCDLIAIPGESCQEGPTVQRIKQEMEKVGFDKVEIDPMGNIFGWIGHGSHLIAMDGHIDNVGVGDINNWTVTGPFEPKVIGDEIYGRGGSDQEGGMVSMVYAGKIIKDLHLEDDYTLLVVGSVQEEDCDGLCWQYIVNEDKIRPEFVLITEPTSLRIYRGHRGRMEIKVRTPGISCHGSAPERGDNAIYKMAPIINEIRALNENLHYDPFLGKGTVTISEIFFTSPSRCAVADSCTISLDRRLTDGETWESALQEIRNLPSVKEAKAEVSMYTYERPSYTNLTYPTECFFPTWVIPEDHVATQTLASAYENLFDKKPVIDKWTFSTNGVSIMGRYGIPCIGFGPGAEDQAHAPNEKTWTSHLVTAAAMYAAVPAVYCGKLKK; this is encoded by the coding sequence ATTGATTTCAAGGCAATCCGCGCGAAAGCTGAAAGCTACGCGGACGATATGACGAAGTTTATGTGCGATTTGATCGCGATCCCGGGTGAATCCTGCCAGGAGGGTCCAACGGTTCAACGAATCAAGCAGGAAATGGAAAAAGTCGGGTTTGATAAAGTCGAAATCGACCCGATGGGAAATATTTTTGGATGGATCGGACATGGCAGCCACCTGATCGCCATGGACGGGCATATCGATAACGTCGGCGTTGGCGATATCAACAACTGGACGGTGACAGGGCCTTTCGAACCGAAAGTTATCGGCGACGAAATTTACGGCCGCGGCGGCTCGGATCAGGAAGGCGGTATGGTTTCCATGGTCTACGCCGGCAAGATCATTAAAGATCTGCATCTCGAGGACGATTATACGCTCCTCGTCGTCGGCTCCGTTCAGGAAGAAGACTGCGACGGTCTCTGCTGGCAGTATATTGTCAACGAAGATAAGATTCGTCCTGAATTCGTCCTGATTACCGAACCGACGTCGCTTCGGATTTACCGGGGTCATCGCGGCCGGATGGAAATTAAGGTGCGCACTCCCGGAATCAGCTGCCATGGGTCGGCGCCGGAACGCGGCGACAACGCGATTTACAAGATGGCCCCGATTATCAACGAAATCCGCGCGCTGAACGAAAATCTGCATTATGATCCGTTCCTGGGGAAGGGAACGGTTACGATTTCCGAAATTTTCTTTACGTCGCCGTCGCGCTGCGCCGTTGCGGACAGCTGCACCATTTCGCTGGACCGCCGCCTGACCGACGGGGAGACCTGGGAAAGCGCGCTCCAGGAAATCCGCAACCTGCCTTCCGTCAAGGAAGCGAAGGCTGAGGTTTCGATGTATACGTATGAACGTCCGTCGTACACGAACCTGACCTATCCGACCGAATGCTTCTTCCCGACCTGGGTTATCCCGGAAGATCATGTCGCGACGCAGACGCTCGCCAGCGCGTATGAGAATCTCTTCGATAAGAAACCTGTTATTGATAAATGGACCTTCTCGACCAACGGCGTTTCGATCATGGGCCGCTACGGCATTCCGTGTATCGGGTTCGGCCCCGGCGCGGAGGATCAGGCGCATGCCCCGAACGAGAAGACCTGGACGAGTCATCTGGTTACCGCTGCCGCGATGTACGCTGCCGTTCCGGCGGTTTATTGCGGAAAGTTGAAGAAATAA
- a CDS encoding L-lactate dehydrogenase produces MSMAYTFLSTGGVDELVLIDVNEEKAIGEAMDLQHGLPYARNHMNIKAGGYEECADAEIVVITAGAAQKPGETRLDMTATNARIMKNVCEKIMKSGFDGILIVASNPVDLMAYVAYRVTGLPAARVIGSGTILDTARLRYMMSEYVDVSPSNIHALVMGEHGDSSFIPWSHAYLGAKNLVEYLKETGRDLSFLDEIYRQVQQAAYEIINRKKSTYYGIGLALNRLVQAILNHENTLLTLSVLQRGEYGQEDLFIGVPTIVNHDGIREILKLRLNDEDRAKFDQSAAIMKDIIESTIRPVLSER; encoded by the coding sequence ATGAGCATGGCGTATACGTTTTTATCGACCGGAGGCGTTGACGAACTCGTTCTGATCGATGTGAACGAGGAAAAAGCGATCGGCGAGGCGATGGATTTGCAGCATGGGCTGCCGTATGCGCGGAACCACATGAATATCAAAGCGGGCGGATATGAAGAATGCGCTGACGCGGAAATCGTTGTGATCACGGCCGGCGCGGCGCAGAAACCGGGCGAGACGCGGCTGGACATGACGGCGACCAACGCGCGGATCATGAAAAACGTCTGCGAAAAGATTATGAAGTCGGGTTTTGACGGGATTCTGATTGTAGCTTCGAATCCGGTTGACCTGATGGCCTACGTTGCGTACCGGGTTACCGGGCTGCCGGCCGCGCGCGTGATCGGGTCGGGAACGATTCTGGATACGGCGCGGCTGCGATATATGATGAGCGAGTATGTCGACGTTTCGCCGTCGAATATTCATGCGCTCGTGATGGGGGAGCATGGCGATTCAAGCTTTATCCCGTGGAGCCACGCGTATCTGGGCGCGAAAAACCTGGTCGAGTACCTGAAAGAAACGGGCCGGGATTTATCGTTCCTTGACGAAATCTACAGGCAGGTTCAGCAAGCGGCGTACGAAATTATTAATCGAAAAAAGTCAACGTATTACGGGATCGGGCTGGCGCTGAACCGCCTGGTTCAGGCGATCCTGAATCATGAGAATACGCTCCTGACGCTCTCGGTTCTTCAGCGGGGGGAATATGGTCAGGAGGACCTGTTTATCGGCGTCCCGACGATCGTAAATCATGATGGAATCCGCGAGATATTGAAGCTGCGGCTGAACGACGAGGATCGGGCGAAGTTTGATCAGAGCGCGGCGATCATGAAGGATATTATCGAATCGACGATCCGTCCGGTCTTGTCGGAAAGGTAG
- a CDS encoding cobalt ECF transporter T component CbiQ: MRLIDRFAYNNRIRKLDPAWKAGFSLLLLLSCLTVNRAGFSAACLTAVALITVLLAGIPLGPFLKILFTEAGFLVLSVGTVAVSVSTIQSANARFFFGLWFSATQESLAAAGGLFLRSLACVSAMNLLALTTPMVDLIDLMTRMKVPDSLIDILTLIYRFIFTLLDCLDRMIVAKEARLGFRTFRNAFRSSADIAASLFIDAYRRSQRLQIALEGRCWNGSFRVLPRDYESPRSLWREVNAPGAANSTGT; the protein is encoded by the coding sequence ATGCGCCTGATTGACCGGTTCGCGTATAACAATCGCATTCGCAAGCTGGATCCGGCCTGGAAAGCCGGGTTCAGCCTGCTCTTGCTGCTCAGCTGCCTGACCGTCAACCGGGCGGGGTTCAGCGCCGCCTGCCTGACGGCCGTCGCGCTGATAACGGTTCTTCTCGCCGGGATCCCGCTCGGACCGTTCCTGAAAATCCTGTTCACGGAAGCCGGATTCCTCGTCCTCAGCGTCGGAACGGTCGCCGTCAGCGTCTCCACGATCCAAAGCGCAAACGCGCGCTTTTTTTTCGGGCTGTGGTTCTCGGCAACGCAGGAATCGCTCGCCGCCGCGGGCGGCCTGTTCCTGCGCTCGCTCGCCTGCGTCAGCGCGATGAACCTGCTGGCGCTGACGACCCCGATGGTCGACCTGATCGACCTGATGACGCGAATGAAGGTTCCCGACTCGCTGATCGATATCCTGACGCTGATTTACCGGTTTATTTTCACGCTCCTGGACTGTCTCGACCGCATGATCGTCGCCAAAGAGGCCCGGCTCGGCTTCCGGACGTTTCGAAACGCCTTCCGGTCCAGCGCCGATATCGCCGCCAGTTTATTTATCGACGCCTATCGACGCAGCCAGCGGCTCCAGATCGCCCTGGAAGGGCGCTGCTGGAACGGGTCGTTTCGCGTCCTTCCCCGCGACTATGAATCGCCCCGCTCGCTCTGGCGGGAAGTAAACGCCCCCGGAGCCGCGAATTCCACCGGGACATAA
- a CDS encoding precorrin-3B C(17)-methyltransferase, which produces MSGAITLIGTGPGTPELCAPAALAALGKATIIVGYHTYLKQIDSLFPDTPRFGSGMRQEVERAEKAIQFAREGHTVAVISGGDAGVYGMTGLIFDLLDGDSDGIPVEVIPGITALTAAAALLGAPLMSDFAAISLSNYLVEEATILKRLEAAARADFVICLYNPTSSKRRAFFETACAAVEKIVGGERPVGIVRAAYRDGQSVRRCRMAELRGAELGMDCVVIIGNRTTRFARGRMITARGYNLQKQSMETETLET; this is translated from the coding sequence ATGAGCGGGGCGATTACCCTGATCGGGACGGGACCGGGCACGCCGGAGCTCTGCGCCCCCGCGGCGCTCGCGGCGCTCGGAAAAGCCACGATCATCGTCGGTTATCATACCTACCTGAAGCAGATCGATTCGCTTTTCCCAGATACGCCGCGCTTTGGAAGCGGAATGCGTCAGGAGGTCGAGCGCGCCGAAAAAGCGATCCAGTTCGCGCGGGAAGGCCATACCGTCGCCGTCATCTCGGGGGGCGATGCGGGCGTCTACGGCATGACCGGATTGATTTTTGACTTGCTCGACGGCGACAGCGACGGGATCCCCGTTGAAGTCATTCCCGGGATCACCGCGCTGACCGCGGCGGCGGCGCTGCTCGGCGCGCCGTTGATGTCCGATTTCGCGGCGATCAGCCTGAGCAATTATCTCGTCGAGGAAGCGACGATCCTGAAACGGCTCGAAGCGGCGGCGCGGGCGGATTTTGTAATCTGCCTGTATAATCCGACTTCCTCAAAACGGCGCGCGTTCTTCGAGACGGCCTGCGCCGCGGTCGAGAAAATCGTCGGCGGCGAGCGGCCGGTCGGGATCGTCCGCGCCGCGTATCGCGACGGCCAAAGCGTTCGCCGCTGTCGGATGGCGGAGCTCCGCGGCGCGGAACTGGGGATGGACTGCGTCGTGATCATCGGGAACCGCACGACCCGTTTCGCGCGCGGCAGGATGATTACCGCGCGGGGGTACAATCTTCAAAAGCAGTCAATGGAGACAGAAACGCTTGAAACCTGA
- a CDS encoding ABC transporter, producing the protein MNKKEELETTRTLTLGGILEKYPFTQDFFEQNRLKISGSESLTFPEFLTRLSDEEIEDSAIRIETLPGELSLYIDQMKEFLGIEREAAVGSLSILAGRDKNRQPETFGRIDIYPSQIVSIVGPTGSGKSRLLADIEWAAQRDTPTGRMILINGEKPDPKWRYSTTHKLVAQLSQNMNFIMDLSAGEFVEMHAESRMIENREDVKSKILAEANRLAGEAFSESTPVTGLSGGQSRALMIADTAILSSSPIVLIDEIENAGIDRRKALELLVAQDKIVLMATHDPLLALMADRRIVIRNGGIAKIIETGEEEKELLKALGKVDHVMQEARRKLRAGEKLSRKDGELN; encoded by the coding sequence ATGAATAAAAAAGAAGAACTGGAAACGACGCGGACGTTAACGCTGGGCGGGATTTTAGAAAAATATCCGTTTACGCAGGATTTCTTCGAACAGAACCGCCTGAAAATCAGCGGTTCCGAATCGCTCACGTTTCCGGAATTTTTAACGCGCCTGAGCGATGAGGAAATCGAGGACAGCGCAATCCGCATCGAAACGCTCCCCGGAGAACTCAGCTTATACATCGACCAGATGAAAGAGTTCCTCGGAATCGAACGCGAAGCCGCCGTCGGCTCGCTTTCGATTCTCGCGGGGCGGGACAAGAACAGGCAGCCGGAAACCTTCGGGAGGATCGATATTTACCCGTCCCAGATCGTTTCGATCGTCGGCCCGACCGGATCCGGAAAGAGCCGCCTGCTCGCCGATATCGAATGGGCGGCGCAGCGCGACACGCCGACCGGGCGGATGATCCTGATCAACGGAGAAAAACCGGATCCGAAATGGCGCTATTCAACGACGCATAAATTAGTCGCGCAGCTGTCGCAGAACATGAACTTCATCATGGACCTCAGCGCGGGCGAATTCGTCGAAATGCACGCCGAAAGCCGGATGATCGAGAACCGCGAAGACGTCAAGTCGAAAATTCTCGCCGAAGCGAACCGGCTCGCCGGCGAAGCGTTTTCCGAATCCACCCCCGTAACCGGGCTCAGCGGCGGCCAGTCGCGCGCGCTGATGATCGCCGACACGGCCATCCTGAGCTCATCGCCGATCGTCCTGATCGACGAGATCGAGAACGCCGGGATCGACCGCCGGAAAGCGCTCGAGCTCCTGGTCGCGCAGGATAAAATCGTCCTGATGGCGACCCATGATCCTCTTCTCGCGCTGATGGCCGACCGGCGAATCGTGATCCGCAACGGCGGGATCGCGAAAATTATCGAAACCGGCGAAGAAGAAAAAGAACTTCTGAAAGCGTTGGGGAAAGTCGATCATGTGATGCAGGAGGCGCGGCGAAAACTCCGCGCCGGAGAAAAGCTGAGCCGAAAAGACGGGGAGCTGAATTAA
- a CDS encoding cob(I)yrinic acid a,c-diamide adenosyltransferase: MHQTGESQTSKQKGLVVVFTGNGKGKTSAAMGVMTRARGHGLRVAVLQFIKSPERAYGEADAARRLGVPFESLGTGFVFNPEKGGQDRQATLAAWEKAKALISGGGTDVVILDEFTYPLTFGWLDTGEVVAWLKANKPDRLHLVLTGRNAPDELVEYADMVTEMREVRHPFRLQQIPAQKGIDF; this comes from the coding sequence ATGCATCAAACGGGAGAGTCACAAACCAGCAAGCAAAAAGGTCTTGTCGTCGTCTTCACGGGTAACGGCAAAGGCAAAACCTCGGCGGCGATGGGCGTCATGACCCGGGCCAGGGGGCACGGCCTGCGCGTCGCCGTCCTCCAATTCATCAAGAGCCCCGAACGCGCGTACGGAGAAGCCGACGCGGCGCGGCGGTTGGGGGTCCCGTTCGAGAGCCTCGGGACCGGGTTCGTTTTTAACCCCGAGAAAGGGGGGCAGGATCGTCAGGCGACGCTCGCTGCCTGGGAAAAGGCGAAAGCGCTGATTTCCGGAGGCGGGACCGACGTCGTTATCCTCGACGAGTTTACCTATCCGCTGACGTTCGGCTGGCTCGACACCGGCGAGGTCGTCGCCTGGCTCAAGGCGAACAAGCCCGACCGGCTCCATCTCGTCCTGACCGGGCGGAACGCGCCCGATGAGCTCGTCGAATATGCCGATATGGTCACCGAGATGCGCGAAGTCAGGCATCCGTTCCGTCTCCAGCAAATCCCAGCGCAAAAGGGTATCGACTTTTAG